The region ACCGCCTGGCTGGCGGCTGGAGCCGCGGTCGCACGCGGACTCTGACCCCTTGATCGGGCCCAGAGGTGGGCCCATGCCGCGGAGGCAGCGCTCAGAGCGAATCGACCCAGTTGCGCAGCAGTCGGATGCCCGCGTCGCCCGACTTCTCAGGATGGAACTGCGTCGCCGACAGGGGTCCGTTCTCGACGGCGGCGAGGAATCGCTCGCCGTGCGTCGCCCAGGTCACCGCGGGCTGCGGGAACGGCGGGATGACGTCGAGATCCCAGGTCTTCGCCGCGAAGGAGTGCACGAAGTAGAAGCGCTCGTGCTCGATGCCGCGGAACAGCACGCTGCCTTCGCCGGGTTCGACCGTGTTCCACCCCATGTGCGGCAGCACAGGCGCATCGAGCTCGGTGACCGTACCCGGCCACTCCCCCAGCCCTTCGGCCGGCTGACCGCGCTCGACACCACGCTCGAACATCACCTGCATCCCCACGCAGATGCCGAGCACGGGGCGACCTCCTGCGAGCCTGCGGTCGAC is a window of Microbacterium esteraromaticum DNA encoding:
- the hisH gene encoding imidazole glycerol phosphate synthase subunit HisH; this encodes MTGRRVVVFDYESGNVHSAVKALAAAGAEVELTRDRGRALEADGLLVPGVGAFAAVRDALVAHGGDEIVDRRLAGGRPVLGICVGMQVMFERGVERGQPAEGLGEWPGTVTELDAPVLPHMGWNTVEPGEGSVLFRGIEHERFYFVHSFAAKTWDLDVIPPFPQPAVTWATHGERFLAAVENGPLSATQFHPEKSGDAGIRLLRNWVDSL